One part of the Anopheles coustani chromosome 2, idAnoCousDA_361_x.2, whole genome shotgun sequence genome encodes these proteins:
- the LOC131263905 gene encoding chitinase-like protein Idgf4 — translation MWWKKLGVALLLVVASSQYVQSQQSKVLCYYDAANFLIEGLGKVSLADIDTALPFCTHLVYGYAGIDVETNKAVSRQPNLDLDTGKGNYRAVTQLKTKYPSLKVLLGLGGYKFSEPSIKYLTLLESGAARITFINSVYSLVKTYGFDGIDLEWQFPQNKPKKVRSKVGSVWHGFKKVFSGDSVLDEKADEHREEFTALLRELKNAFRADGFQLGITVLPHVNSSIFMDIPAIINYLDFVNIAAYDQQTPFRNPKEADHAAPLYELSDRVPGNNVDGLVRQWLTSNAPASKLIVSIPTFGRGWKLNSDSGLTGVPPLTADGASSPGPQLQSEGFYSWAEVCAMLPNPSNTALKGAEAPLRKVGDPTKRFGSYAYRLPDSNGEHGVWMSYEDPDTAGNKAGYVKAKSLGGIAISDLSYDDFRGTCAGEKFPILRAAKYRL, via the exons GATTGGGAAAGGTCTCCCTCGCTGACATTGACACTGCCCTGCCCTTCTGTACCCATCTCGTATACGGCTATGCCGGGATCGACGTTGAAACGAACAAAGCCGTCAGCCGTCAGCCGAACCTGGATTTGGACACCGGCAAGGGCAACTATCGTGCGGTAACGCAGCTGAAAACCAAATACCCATCGTTGAAGGTGCTGCTTGGCCTCGGTGGCTACAAGTTCTCCGAGCCATCGATCAAGTATCTGACCCTGCTGGAGTCCGGTGCGGCTCGCATTACCTTCATCAACTCCGTCTACTCGCTGGTCAAGACGTACGGCTTCGATGGCATCGACCTGGAGTGGCAGTTCCCACAGAACAAGCCGAAGAAGGTCCGCTCGAAGGTTGGTAGCGTGTGGCACGGATTCAAGAAGGTGTTCTCCGGCGACAGTGTGCTCGACGAGAAGGCCGACGAGCATCGGGAGGAGTTTACGGCGCTGCTGCGTGAGCTGAAGAACGCATTCCGTGCAGATGGCTTCCAGCTGGGCATCACCGTACTGCCGCACGTCAACTCGTCCATCTTCATGGACATTCCGGCGATCATCAACTATCTGGACTTTGTGAACATTGCGGCGTACGATCAGCAGACTCCGTTCCGTAACCCGAAGGAAGCGGATCACGCTGCACCGTTGTACGAACTGAGCGATCGCGTTCCCGGAAACAATGTGGACGGGCTTGTTCGCCAGTG GCTCACGAGCAATGCTCCAGCTTCGAAGCTGATTGTGTCTATCCCCACCTTCGGTCGTGGATGGAAGCTGAACTCCGATTCCGGCTTAACCGGTGTCCCTCCACTCACCGCAGATGGTGCGAGCAGCCCTGGCCCACAGTTGCAATCCGAAGGCTTCTACAGCTGGGCGGAGGTGTGCGCAATGCTGCCCAATCCGAGCAACACCGCACTGAAAGGAGCTGAGGCTCCACTGCGCAAGGTTGGTGATCCGACCAAGCGCTTCGGTTCGTACGCATACCGACTACCCGATAGCAACGGTGAGCATGGTGTGTGGATGTCCTACGAAGATCCCGACACGGCTGGCAACAAGGCGGGATATGTGAAGGCCAAAAGCCTTGGAGGAATCGCCATCTCCGATCTTTCGTACGATGATTTCCGTGGTACCTGTGCTGGGGAAAAGTTCCCAATCCTGCGTGCAGCCAAATACCGACTGTAA